In Rhipicephalus microplus isolate Deutch F79 chromosome 7, USDA_Rmic, whole genome shotgun sequence, one genomic interval encodes:
- the LOC119185581 gene encoding uncharacterized protein LOC119185581, which produces MSRILIVSVLAVSVAFVASYQQTIQWGVGSNSYDPYGYGSGGYGSGGYGGYRGSVSGGYYPFAGGLGGLSVYGNDGSGDNFGYGSYYPSGSYYNPGNALGGGWYGRQQQVQMW; this is translated from the exons ATGAGCCGCATTCTCATAGTTTCCGTGCTGGCAGTGTCCGTGGCCTTCGTGGCCTCGTATCAGCAGACCATACAGTGGGGTGTGGGCTCCAACAGCTACGACCCATATGGCTACG GCAGCGGAGGATATGGCAGCGGCGGATATGGTGGCTACAGAGGCAGCGTTTCAGGAGGTTATTATCCCTTCGCTGGTGGTCTCGGAGGACTGAGCGTTTATGGAAACGATGGCAGCGGCGATAACTTCGGATACGGGTCCTACTATCCTTCGGGCTCTTACTACAATCCAGGCAATGCACTAGGTGGCGGCTGGTATGGCCGTCAGCAACAGGTGCAGATGTGGTAG